One Lepidochelys kempii isolate rLepKem1 chromosome 12, rLepKem1.hap2, whole genome shotgun sequence genomic region harbors:
- the UBA2 gene encoding SUMO-activating enzyme subunit 2 isoform X1, whose translation MSLPVSGALRRELAEAVSGARLLVVGAGGIGCELLKDLVLTGFNNIDVIDLDTIDVSNLNRQFLFQKKHVGRSKAQVAKESVLQFYPEANIIAYHDSIMNPDYNVEFFRQFTLVMNALDNRAARNHVNRMCLAADVPLIESGTAGYLGQVTVIKKGVTECYECHPKPTQKTFPGCTIRNTPSEPIHCIVWAKYLFNQLFGEEDADQEVSPDRADPEAAWEPTEAGARASNEDGDIKRVSTKEWAKSTGYDPVKLFTKLFKDDIRYLLTMDKLWKKRKPPVPLDWTEVQNQEKNMSDQQNDSSLGLKDQQVLDVKSYARLFSKSVETLRVHLAEKGDGAELIWDKDDPSAMDFVTSAANLRMHIFSMNMKSRFDIKSMAGNIIPAIATTNAVIAGLIVLEGLKILSGKIDQCRTIFLNKQPNPRKKLLVPCALDPPNPNCYVCASKPEVTVKLNVHKVTVLTLQDKIVKEKFAMVAPDVQIDDGKGTILISSEEGETEANNHRKLSEFGIRNGTRLQADDFLQDYTLLINVLHSEDLEKDVEFEVVGDSPEKVGPKSSEPISKNITNGSDDGAQPSTSTAPDQDDVLIVDSDDEGPSSNTDDDMENKNRKRKLEDREHVSTKRMRSDQTEEQDDIIALD comes from the exons ATGTCGCTGCCGGTGTCGGGAGCCCTGCGCAGGGAGCTGGCGGAGGCCGTGTCCGGGGCTCGGCTGCTGGTGGTGGGAGCCGGCGGCATCGGCTGCGAGCTGCTCAAGGATTTGGTGCTCACCGGCTTCAACAACATCGACGTG ATTGATCTGGATACTATTGATGTCAGCAACTTAAACAGGCAGTTTTTGTTTCAAAAGAAACATGTTGGGAGGTCAAAAGCACAG GTGGCTAAGGAAAGCGTGTTACAGTTTTACCCAGAAGCTAATATTATAGCTTATCATGACAGTATCATGAA CCCTGACTATAATGTAGAATTCTTCCGGCAGTTTACATTGGTTATGAATGCTTTGGATAACAGAG CTGCACGTAACCATGTGAACAGGATGTGTCTGGCTGCTGATGTTCCTCTTATAGAGAGTGGAACTGCAGGCTACCTTGGACAAGTAACAGTTATCAAAAAG GGAGTGACAGAGTGTTATGAATGTCATCCTAAACCAACTCAAAAGacttttccaggctgcacaattcGCAACACTCCATCAGAACCTATCCACTGCATTGTGTGGGCAAAGTATTTGTTCAA tcAGTTGTTTGGTGAAGAAGATGCTGATCAGGAAGTATCCCCTGACAGAGCTGATCCTGAAGCTGCCT GGGAGCCAACAGAAGCAGGAGCAAGAGCATCTAATGAAGATGGTGATATTAAACGTGTTTCGACTAAGGAATGGGCTAAATCCACTGGATATGATCCAGTTAAACTTTTCACTAAG CTTTTCAAAGATGATATCAGGTATCTGTTGACAATGGATAAACTGTGGAAAAAAAGGAAACCTCCTGTGCCATTGGATTGGACTGAAGTACAGAATCAAG AGAAAAACATGTCTGATCAACAGAATGACTCCTCTTTAGGCCTGAAAGACCAACAGGTTCTGGATGTCAAGAGCTATGCACGTCTGTTTTCAAAGAGTGTTGAAACTCTGAGAGTTCACCTAGCTGAAAAAGGTGATGGAGCTGAGCTTATATGGGATAAG GATGACCCATCTGCAATGGATTTTGTTACTTCTGCTGCAAACCTCAGGATGCACATTTTCAGTATGAATATGAAGAGCAGATTTGATATCAAGT caATGGCAGGAAATATAATCCCTGCTATAGCTACAACTAATGCAGTGATAGCTGGTTTGATAGTGCTGGAGGGTTTGAAGATTTTATCAGGAAAAATAGACCAATGTAGAACG ATTTTTCTGAACAAACAACCAAACCCAAGAAAGAAGCTACTTGTTCCTTGTGCATTGGATCCTCCAAATCCCAATTGTTATGTGTGTGCAAGTAAACCAGAAGTGACAGTGAAACTTAATGTACACAAGGTTACTGTGTTGACATTACAGGATAAG ATAGTGAAAGAAAAATTTGCTATGGTAGCACCAGATGTACAGATAGATGATGGAAAAGGGACTATTCTCATATCTTCAGAGGAGGGAGAAACAGAAG CAAATAACCACAGGAAGTTATCAGAATTTGGAATTCGGAATGGCACTCGGCTACAAGCGGATGATTTCCTGCAGGACTATACCCTGTTAATCAATGTGCTTCATAG TGAAGATCTAGAAAAAGATGTAGAATTTGAAGTTGTTGGAGACAGTCCAGAAAAAGTTGGCCCCAAATCATCAGAACCAATTTCTAAGAACATTACCAATGGTAGTGATGATGGAGCACAGCCATCAACTTCAACAG ctcCAGATCAAGATGATGTATTGATTGTTGACTCTGATGATGAAGGTCCTTCAAGCAATACTGATGATGATATGGAAAATAAAAACCGCAAGAGAAAACTAGAAGATAGAGAGCATGTCAGTACAAAGAGAATGCGTTCAGACCAGACAGAAGAGCAAGATGACATAATAGCACTAGATTGA
- the UBA2 gene encoding SUMO-activating enzyme subunit 2 isoform X2, whose translation MNPDYNVEFFRQFTLVMNALDNRAARNHVNRMCLAADVPLIESGTAGYLGQVTVIKKGVTECYECHPKPTQKTFPGCTIRNTPSEPIHCIVWAKYLFNQLFGEEDADQEVSPDRADPEAAWEPTEAGARASNEDGDIKRVSTKEWAKSTGYDPVKLFTKLFKDDIRYLLTMDKLWKKRKPPVPLDWTEVQNQEKNMSDQQNDSSLGLKDQQVLDVKSYARLFSKSVETLRVHLAEKGDGAELIWDKDDPSAMDFVTSAANLRMHIFSMNMKSRFDIKSMAGNIIPAIATTNAVIAGLIVLEGLKILSGKIDQCRTIFLNKQPNPRKKLLVPCALDPPNPNCYVCASKPEVTVKLNVHKVTVLTLQDKIVKEKFAMVAPDVQIDDGKGTILISSEEGETEANNHRKLSEFGIRNGTRLQADDFLQDYTLLINVLHSEDLEKDVEFEVVGDSPEKVGPKSSEPISKNITNGSDDGAQPSTSTAPDQDDVLIVDSDDEGPSSNTDDDMENKNRKRKLEDREHVSTKRMRSDQTEEQDDIIALD comes from the exons ATGAA CCCTGACTATAATGTAGAATTCTTCCGGCAGTTTACATTGGTTATGAATGCTTTGGATAACAGAG CTGCACGTAACCATGTGAACAGGATGTGTCTGGCTGCTGATGTTCCTCTTATAGAGAGTGGAACTGCAGGCTACCTTGGACAAGTAACAGTTATCAAAAAG GGAGTGACAGAGTGTTATGAATGTCATCCTAAACCAACTCAAAAGacttttccaggctgcacaattcGCAACACTCCATCAGAACCTATCCACTGCATTGTGTGGGCAAAGTATTTGTTCAA tcAGTTGTTTGGTGAAGAAGATGCTGATCAGGAAGTATCCCCTGACAGAGCTGATCCTGAAGCTGCCT GGGAGCCAACAGAAGCAGGAGCAAGAGCATCTAATGAAGATGGTGATATTAAACGTGTTTCGACTAAGGAATGGGCTAAATCCACTGGATATGATCCAGTTAAACTTTTCACTAAG CTTTTCAAAGATGATATCAGGTATCTGTTGACAATGGATAAACTGTGGAAAAAAAGGAAACCTCCTGTGCCATTGGATTGGACTGAAGTACAGAATCAAG AGAAAAACATGTCTGATCAACAGAATGACTCCTCTTTAGGCCTGAAAGACCAACAGGTTCTGGATGTCAAGAGCTATGCACGTCTGTTTTCAAAGAGTGTTGAAACTCTGAGAGTTCACCTAGCTGAAAAAGGTGATGGAGCTGAGCTTATATGGGATAAG GATGACCCATCTGCAATGGATTTTGTTACTTCTGCTGCAAACCTCAGGATGCACATTTTCAGTATGAATATGAAGAGCAGATTTGATATCAAGT caATGGCAGGAAATATAATCCCTGCTATAGCTACAACTAATGCAGTGATAGCTGGTTTGATAGTGCTGGAGGGTTTGAAGATTTTATCAGGAAAAATAGACCAATGTAGAACG ATTTTTCTGAACAAACAACCAAACCCAAGAAAGAAGCTACTTGTTCCTTGTGCATTGGATCCTCCAAATCCCAATTGTTATGTGTGTGCAAGTAAACCAGAAGTGACAGTGAAACTTAATGTACACAAGGTTACTGTGTTGACATTACAGGATAAG ATAGTGAAAGAAAAATTTGCTATGGTAGCACCAGATGTACAGATAGATGATGGAAAAGGGACTATTCTCATATCTTCAGAGGAGGGAGAAACAGAAG CAAATAACCACAGGAAGTTATCAGAATTTGGAATTCGGAATGGCACTCGGCTACAAGCGGATGATTTCCTGCAGGACTATACCCTGTTAATCAATGTGCTTCATAG TGAAGATCTAGAAAAAGATGTAGAATTTGAAGTTGTTGGAGACAGTCCAGAAAAAGTTGGCCCCAAATCATCAGAACCAATTTCTAAGAACATTACCAATGGTAGTGATGATGGAGCACAGCCATCAACTTCAACAG ctcCAGATCAAGATGATGTATTGATTGTTGACTCTGATGATGAAGGTCCTTCAAGCAATACTGATGATGATATGGAAAATAAAAACCGCAAGAGAAAACTAGAAGATAGAGAGCATGTCAGTACAAAGAGAATGCGTTCAGACCAGACAGAAGAGCAAGATGACATAATAGCACTAGATTGA